The following proteins are encoded in a genomic region of Thiomonas sp. X19:
- a CDS encoding NfeD family protein — protein MMSTPVQWWIIAAVLVALELASGSFYLLMLAVGAAAGALAAHLGLGATWQWVAAAAVGAGLIAVLYTMRNKRVKTAPQANRDINLDIGSVVQVSAWDANGESRVRYRGSDWTARFGGRGEPQPGQYRIHAMDGNTLVLEPLATGHAAAAQAQSGTHPG, from the coding sequence ATGATGAGTACCCCCGTTCAATGGTGGATCATCGCCGCCGTGCTGGTGGCGCTGGAACTCGCCAGCGGCAGTTTCTACCTGCTGATGCTGGCCGTTGGCGCCGCAGCCGGCGCGCTGGCGGCGCATCTGGGCCTGGGCGCCACCTGGCAATGGGTGGCCGCCGCAGCGGTCGGCGCCGGCTTGATCGCCGTGCTCTACACCATGCGCAACAAGCGCGTCAAGACGGCGCCGCAGGCCAACCGCGACATCAACCTCGACATCGGCTCCGTCGTGCAGGTCAGCGCCTGGGACGCCAACGGCGAGTCCCGCGTGCGCTACCGTGGCAGCGACTGGACCGCCCGCTTTGGCGGCCGGGGCGAGCCACAGCCGGGGCAATACCGCATTCATGCGATGGACGGTAACACCCTGGTTCTGGAGCCGCTGGCGACGGGCCATGCCGCCGCGGCGCAGGCACAATCCGGCACACATCCGGGCTGA
- a CDS encoding hemolysin family protein produces MMTEVLILFALILLNGLFAMSEIALVTARRARLTAMAESGSVPARAALRLTEQPTRLLSTVQIGITSIGVLNGIIGEAAFSAPISLWLQGFGLLPQFANIASTALVVLVITYLSIVIGELVPKRLGQLAPEKIALFVAQPMLVLARSVAVFVKLLSFSTDLLLRLLRVRTDAPTHVTEEEINVVLEEGSDAGVIEVQEHEMVRNVFRLDDRQIASLMTPRNEIEFLDVEDPLTDNLAKIAQSPHSRFPLVRGDLDDVLGLVSTKELLGRFIRREGIEDLSKASSHAIFVPESLTGLELLQTFKQSSDHTALVLGEYGQTLGIVTVQDILEAIAGEFKSHPSEEPWAIQRDDGSWLLDGLIPVGDLKDKLALKSVPEEEKERYNTLAGMLMLLLARLPHTGDHIDWGGWRFEIVDMDGKRIDKVLVSRPDAVKPQDDLPPDAD; encoded by the coding sequence ATGATGACGGAAGTCCTGATTCTTTTCGCCCTGATTCTGCTCAACGGCCTGTTCGCGATGTCGGAAATCGCCCTGGTTACGGCCCGGCGCGCGCGCCTGACCGCGATGGCCGAATCCGGCAGCGTTCCGGCACGCGCCGCGCTGCGGCTGACCGAGCAGCCCACGCGGCTGCTGTCCACGGTGCAGATCGGCATCACGTCCATCGGCGTGCTCAACGGCATCATCGGCGAGGCCGCGTTCTCCGCTCCCATCAGCCTCTGGCTGCAAGGCTTCGGGCTCTTGCCGCAGTTTGCCAACATCGCCAGCACCGCGCTGGTGGTGCTGGTCATCACCTATCTGTCCATCGTGATTGGCGAGCTGGTGCCCAAGCGCCTGGGGCAGCTGGCCCCGGAAAAAATCGCCCTGTTCGTGGCGCAGCCCATGCTCGTCCTGGCACGCAGCGTGGCGGTGTTCGTCAAGCTGCTGTCGTTCTCCACCGACCTGCTGCTGCGCCTGTTGCGGGTGCGCACCGACGCGCCCACGCATGTGACGGAAGAGGAGATCAACGTGGTACTGGAGGAAGGCTCGGACGCCGGCGTCATCGAGGTGCAGGAGCACGAGATGGTGCGCAACGTGTTCCGCCTGGACGACCGCCAGATCGCCTCGCTGATGACGCCGCGCAACGAGATCGAGTTTCTCGACGTGGAAGACCCGCTGACCGACAACCTGGCCAAGATCGCGCAGTCTCCGCATTCGCGCTTTCCGCTGGTGCGCGGCGACCTGGACGACGTGCTCGGCCTGGTGTCGACCAAGGAACTGCTGGGCCGCTTCATCCGGCGCGAGGGCATCGAGGACCTGAGCAAGGCTTCCAGCCACGCCATCTTCGTGCCCGAAAGTCTCACCGGGCTGGAGCTGCTGCAGACCTTCAAGCAAAGCTCGGATCACACCGCGCTGGTGCTGGGCGAATACGGCCAGACCCTGGGCATCGTCACGGTGCAGGACATCCTGGAGGCCATTGCCGGCGAGTTCAAGAGCCACCCGTCCGAAGAGCCCTGGGCGATCCAGCGCGACGACGGCTCCTGGCTGCTGGACGGTTTGATTCCCGTGGGCGACCTCAAAGACAAGCTCGCGCTCAAGTCCGTGCCGGAGGAGGAGAAGGAACGCTACAACACCCTGGCCGGCATGCTCATGCTGCTGCTGGCGCGGCTGCCGCACACCGGCGACCACATCGACTGGGGCGGCTGGCGCTTCGAGATCGTGGACATGGACGGCAAGCGCATCGACAAGGTGCTGGTGTCACGCCCGGACGCGGTCAAGCCGCAGGACGATCTGCCGCCTGACGCCGACTGA
- a CDS encoding DUF3106 domain-containing protein: protein MQGRFPRRVLWLALALIGLTAATPAMANRERQGEERGPQWNQRMQQWERLPPERRQRILQEQQRYQRLPPEEQQRLRQQYQQQQR from the coding sequence CACGTCGCGTCCTCTGGCTCGCCCTGGCACTGATCGGCCTGACCGCCGCTACGCCTGCCATGGCGAACCGGGAACGTCAGGGCGAGGAACGCGGACCGCAATGGAACCAGCGCATGCAGCAATGGGAGCGCCTGCCACCCGAGCGCCGCCAGCGCATCCTGCAGGAGCAGCAGCGCTACCAGAGACTGCCGCCCGAGGAACAACAACGGCTGCGGCAGCAGTACCAGCAGCAACAGCGCTGA
- a CDS encoding LapA family protein: MGFRSILLVVLFVLVAGFAALNWAAFTASTTLSLGFTSVQAPLGLVMLALSAVLALVFLGFALYVQTTSLIESRKQMKTLQAQRELADKAESSRITQLQQSLEASFNRQAAQLEAHKAELTARIDRLEQTHAQHLTETSNGLSAALAELDDRIARKG; the protein is encoded by the coding sequence ATGGGTTTCCGCTCCATCCTGCTCGTCGTGCTGTTCGTCCTGGTCGCCGGCTTCGCCGCGCTCAACTGGGCGGCCTTCACCGCCAGCACCACGTTGTCACTCGGCTTCACTTCGGTGCAGGCCCCACTCGGGCTGGTGATGCTGGCCCTCAGCGCCGTGCTCGCGCTGGTGTTCCTCGGCTTCGCGCTCTACGTGCAAACCACGTCCCTGATCGAGAGCCGCAAGCAGATGAAAACCCTGCAAGCCCAGCGCGAACTGGCCGACAAGGCCGAAAGCTCGCGCATCACCCAGCTGCAGCAAAGCCTGGAAGCCAGCTTCAACCGCCAGGCCGCGCAACTCGAGGCCCACAAGGCCGAACTCACCGCCCGCATCGACCGCCTGGAACAAACCCACGCACAGCACCTCACCGAGACCAGCAACGGCCTTTCGGCGGCACTGGCGGAGCTGGATGACCGCATCGCGCGCAAGGGTTGA
- a CDS encoding ABC transporter ATP-binding protein: MLRFSGITKAFGWRQVFHGIDDDLAPGVYALQGANGSGKSTLLGILSGAIAADSGDVWIDGVSLTADPLAARQRLSYAPDESPIYPFMGGRDLLDFVAMAKQAKVDSAMLDLAAQLGLSPYMQTRFGAMSLGTQKKFLLCAAWIGEPRAMLLDEPSNGLDTRARKLLAQRIRARGPQSLTLFASHDTSFVEACGATVLHMDRFTAHDPCTQALG, translated from the coding sequence ATGCTGCGGTTCTCTGGAATCACGAAGGCGTTCGGCTGGCGTCAGGTGTTCCACGGCATTGACGACGATCTGGCTCCCGGCGTCTATGCCCTGCAAGGGGCGAACGGCAGTGGCAAATCCACGCTGCTGGGCATCCTGTCGGGGGCGATCGCGGCCGACTCCGGCGACGTCTGGATCGACGGCGTCAGCCTGACCGCCGACCCGCTCGCAGCCCGCCAGCGACTGTCTTATGCGCCTGATGAGAGTCCCATCTATCCCTTCATGGGCGGACGGGACCTGCTGGACTTCGTCGCGATGGCCAAACAGGCCAAGGTCGATTCCGCCATGCTCGATCTCGCCGCGCAACTCGGCCTGAGCCCGTACATGCAGACCCGCTTCGGCGCCATGTCGCTGGGCACGCAAAAGAAGTTCCTGCTCTGCGCCGCCTGGATCGGCGAGCCCCGTGCGATGCTGCTGGACGAGCCTTCCAACGGCCTGGACACGCGGGCGCGCAAGCTCCTGGCGCAGCGTATCCGGGCACGCGGACCGCAAAGCCTGACCCTGTTCGCCAGCCATGACACAAGCTTCGTCGAGGCTTGCGGGGCGACGGTGCTGCATATGGACCGTTTCACGGCGCATGATCCTTGCACGCAGGCGCTCGGCTGA
- a CDS encoding cystathionine beta-lyase: MQAAEHAAVGAEPGAAEPAPRPATLLQHSPYQAPAGFSAVQPATHRASTVLFANVAAMRARDWRHKTGYTYGLHGTPTTFMLEARLAEIEGAVHGLLCPSGLSAIALVNLALLQQGDAVMLPANVYNPSRDMAQTLLSGWGIALQVYSPMDLAATQAAITPQTKLLWLEAPGSVTMEMPDLRGLVALARQHGLVTAIDNTWSAGLALKPFALGIDISMQALTKYQSGGADVLMGAVLTRDEALQDKLLDAHMRLGLGVGGDDASLVLRGLHSLHLRYHAHDQAARRVATWLQRRPEVQTLLHPAFPGSPGHAHWVRDCSAAAGLFSFTFQPQITAAKVDTFVDALRLFKIGYSWGGPVSLVVPYDVAAMRGASWPYASPLVRLSIGLEDPDDLIADLDQALRVTLG; encoded by the coding sequence ATGCAAGCAGCGGAACACGCCGCGGTGGGGGCTGAACCGGGCGCGGCAGAACCTGCACCGCGGCCCGCCACGCTGCTGCAACACTCGCCCTACCAGGCCCCGGCTGGCTTCAGCGCCGTGCAGCCGGCCACGCACCGCGCCTCCACCGTACTGTTCGCCAACGTGGCCGCCATGCGCGCCCGCGACTGGCGCCACAAGACCGGCTACACCTACGGCCTGCACGGCACGCCCACCACCTTCATGCTGGAGGCGCGTCTGGCCGAAATCGAGGGTGCGGTGCATGGCCTGCTGTGTCCATCGGGGCTCTCGGCCATCGCACTGGTCAACCTCGCCTTGCTGCAACAGGGCGACGCCGTCATGCTGCCCGCCAACGTCTACAACCCCAGCCGCGACATGGCGCAAACGCTGCTGTCCGGCTGGGGCATCGCGCTGCAGGTCTACAGCCCCATGGACCTTGCCGCCACCCAAGCGGCCATCACGCCGCAAACCAAGCTGCTGTGGCTGGAGGCGCCGGGTTCCGTCACCATGGAAATGCCCGATCTGCGCGGACTCGTCGCCCTGGCGCGGCAGCATGGGCTCGTCACCGCCATCGACAACACCTGGAGCGCGGGGCTGGCGCTCAAGCCCTTTGCGCTCGGCATCGACATCTCCATGCAGGCGCTGACCAAATACCAGTCCGGCGGAGCCGACGTGCTCATGGGCGCGGTGCTGACGCGCGACGAAGCCTTGCAAGACAAACTGCTCGACGCCCATATGCGCCTGGGCCTGGGCGTGGGCGGCGACGACGCCTCCCTGGTGCTGCGCGGCCTGCACAGCCTGCATCTGCGCTACCACGCGCACGACCAGGCCGCGCGCCGCGTGGCCACCTGGCTGCAGCGCCGGCCCGAAGTGCAGACCCTGCTGCACCCCGCTTTTCCCGGCAGCCCCGGCCACGCCCATTGGGTGCGCGACTGCAGCGCCGCCGCCGGGCTGTTCAGCTTCACCTTCCAGCCGCAGATCACCGCAGCCAAGGTGGACACCTTCGTCGACGCCCTGCGCCTGTTCAAGATCGGCTATTCCTGGGGCGGGCCGGTGAGTCTTGTCGTACCCTACGACGTGGCCGCCATGCGCGGCGCATCCTGGCCTTACGCCAGCCCGCTGGTGCGTCTGAGCATCGGCCTGGAAGACCCGGACGATCTCATCGCCGATCTCGACCAGGCCTTGCGTGTGACGTTAGGCTGA
- a CDS encoding arginine/lysine/ornithine decarboxylase, whose amino-acid sequence MRFRFPIVIIDEDFRSENNSGLGIRALAQAIEAEGVEVLGVTSFGDLSSFAQQQSRASAFILSIDDEEFASAEVNAEAPVLQTLRKFIEEIRFRNAEIPIYLYGETRTSRHIPNDILRELHGFIHMFEDTPEFVARHIIRESKAYLDSLAPPFFRALVGYAADGSYSWHCPGHSGGVAFLKSPVGQMFHQFFGENLLRADVCNSVDELGQLLDHTGPVAASERNAARIFHADHLFFVTNGTSTSNKMVWHSTVAPGDVVVVDRNCHKSVLHAIIMTGALPVFLTPTRNHYGIIGPIPRDEFKPENIERKIAANPLTAHLAGKVKPRVLTITQSTYDGVVYNVDTIKQMLDGYIDTLHFDEAWLPHATFHPFYTGMHAIGQGRPRTKEAMVFSTQSTHKLLAGLSQASQILVQDSETRSLDRPRFNEAYLMHSSTSPQYAIIASCDVAAAMMEPPGGTALVEESILEALNFRRAMRKVDEEFGHDWWFKVWGPDELAPEDIGAREDWLLGPQAQWHGFGELAPGFNMLDPIKATVITPGLDLHGSFSETGIPAAIVTKFLAEHGVIVEKTGLYSFFIMFTIGITKGRWNTLVTALQQFKDDYDRNQPLWRILPEFVAKYPVYERVGLRELCQRIHTAYQASDVARLTTEMYLSDLQPAMTPTEAYAKMAHRDIERVDIDELEGRITTALLTPYPPGIPLLIPGERFNRKIVQYLQFARDFNRQFPGFATDIHGLVEEDGPNGKRYCIDCVRGTA is encoded by the coding sequence ATGCGCTTTCGTTTTCCCATCGTCATCATCGACGAGGACTTCCGCTCCGAAAACAACTCGGGCCTGGGCATCCGCGCGCTGGCGCAGGCCATCGAGGCCGAGGGCGTCGAAGTGCTGGGCGTGACCAGCTTTGGCGATCTCTCCAGCTTCGCCCAGCAGCAGTCGCGCGCCAGCGCCTTCATCCTGTCCATCGACGACGAGGAATTCGCCTCCGCCGAGGTGAATGCCGAAGCTCCGGTGCTGCAGACCCTGCGCAAGTTCATCGAGGAAATTCGTTTTCGCAACGCCGAAATTCCCATCTACCTCTACGGCGAAACCCGCACCTCGCGCCATATTCCGAACGACATCCTGCGCGAACTGCATGGCTTCATCCACATGTTCGAGGACACGCCGGAGTTCGTCGCGCGCCACATCATCCGCGAATCCAAGGCTTATCTGGATTCGCTGGCGCCGCCGTTTTTTCGTGCCCTGGTCGGCTACGCGGCCGACGGTTCCTACTCCTGGCATTGCCCCGGCCATTCCGGCGGCGTGGCTTTCCTGAAAAGTCCGGTGGGGCAGATGTTCCATCAGTTCTTCGGCGAAAACCTGCTGCGCGCCGATGTCTGCAACTCGGTGGACGAACTCGGGCAACTGCTCGACCACACCGGTCCGGTGGCGGCGTCCGAGCGCAATGCGGCGCGCATCTTCCATGCCGACCATCTGTTCTTCGTCACCAACGGCACCTCGACCTCGAACAAGATGGTGTGGCATTCCACCGTGGCGCCGGGCGACGTGGTGGTGGTGGACCGCAACTGCCACAAGAGCGTGCTGCACGCCATCATCATGACCGGCGCGCTGCCGGTGTTCCTCACGCCCACGCGCAACCACTACGGCATCATCGGCCCGATTCCGCGCGATGAATTCAAGCCCGAGAACATCGAGCGCAAGATTGCCGCCAACCCGCTGACCGCGCATCTGGCGGGCAAGGTCAAGCCGCGGGTGTTGACCATCACCCAGTCCACCTATGACGGCGTGGTCTACAACGTCGACACCATCAAGCAGATGCTCGACGGCTATATCGACACCCTGCATTTCGACGAAGCCTGGCTGCCGCACGCCACCTTCCACCCGTTCTACACCGGCATGCACGCCATTGGCCAGGGGCGGCCGCGCACCAAAGAGGCGATGGTGTTTTCCACCCAGTCCACCCACAAACTGCTGGCGGGGCTGAGCCAGGCTTCGCAAATCCTGGTGCAAGATTCCGAGACCCGCAGCCTCGACCGGCCGCGTTTCAACGAGGCCTATCTGATGCACAGCTCGACCTCGCCGCAATACGCCATCATCGCCTCGTGCGACGTGGCCGCGGCGATGATGGAGCCGCCCGGCGGCACCGCGCTGGTGGAGGAGAGCATTCTGGAGGCGCTGAACTTCCGCCGCGCCATGCGCAAGGTGGACGAGGAGTTCGGCCACGACTGGTGGTTCAAGGTCTGGGGACCGGACGAATTGGCGCCGGAAGACATCGGCGCGCGCGAAGACTGGCTGCTCGGGCCGCAGGCGCAGTGGCATGGCTTTGGCGAACTGGCGCCGGGCTTCAATATGCTCGACCCGATCAAGGCGACGGTCATCACCCCTGGCCTCGACCTGCACGGCAGCTTCAGCGAAACCGGCATCCCGGCGGCCATCGTCACCAAATTCCTCGCCGAGCACGGCGTCATCGTGGAAAAAACCGGACTCTACAGCTTTTTCATCATGTTCACCATCGGCATCACCAAAGGCCGCTGGAACACCCTGGTGACGGCGCTGCAGCAGTTCAAGGACGACTACGACCGCAACCAGCCGCTATGGCGCATCCTGCCGGAATTCGTCGCCAAGTATCCGGTGTACGAGCGCGTCGGCCTGCGGGAACTGTGCCAGCGCATCCACACCGCCTACCAGGCCAGCGACGTGGCCCGGCTGACCACCGAGATGTATCTGTCGGACCTGCAGCCTGCCATGACGCCCACCGAGGCCTATGCCAAGATGGCGCACCGCGACATCGAGCGCGTGGACATCGACGAGTTGGAAGGGCGTATCACCACCGCGCTGCTCACACCCTACCCACCGGGCATTCCGCTGCTGATTCCGGGCGAGCGCTTCAACCGCAAGATCGTGCAATACCTGCAATTCGCGCGCGACTTCAACCGCCAGTTCCCGGGTTTCGCCACCGACATCCACGGCCTGGTGGAGGAAGACGGGCCCAACGGCAAGCGCTACTGCATCGACTGCGTGCGGGGAACCGCGTAA
- a CDS encoding SPFH domain-containing protein: MELAIILVIIAIIIVSRGVKVVPQQHAWVVERLGKYDRTLAPGLSFIVPFIDRVAYKHMQKEVPLDIASQICITRDNTQLTVDGILYFQVTDPMRASYGSSNYVLAISQLAQTTLRSVIGKLELDKTFEERDFINHSVVSALDDAAMNWGVKVLRYEIKDLTPPGEILHAMQRQITAEREKRAVIATSEGARQQQINQAEGERQAFIERSEGERQAAINRAQGEAAAIEAVANATAHALEVVAAAIGKPGGIEAVQLKVAQQGLDAYANVAKASTTLIVPNDMSQAAGLIASAMTVLKKTQ; the protein is encoded by the coding sequence ATGGAACTGGCCATCATCCTGGTCATCATCGCCATCATCATCGTCTCGCGCGGCGTGAAGGTGGTGCCGCAGCAGCATGCCTGGGTGGTGGAACGCCTGGGCAAATACGACCGCACCCTGGCGCCAGGCCTGAGCTTCATCGTCCCCTTCATCGACCGCGTCGCCTACAAGCACATGCAGAAAGAAGTTCCGCTGGACATCGCCAGCCAGATCTGCATCACGCGCGACAACACCCAGCTCACGGTGGACGGCATTCTCTATTTCCAGGTGACCGACCCGATGCGCGCCAGCTACGGCTCGTCCAACTACGTGCTGGCCATTTCGCAACTGGCGCAGACCACGCTGCGCTCGGTCATCGGCAAACTCGAACTCGACAAGACCTTCGAGGAGCGCGACTTCATCAACCACAGCGTGGTGTCGGCGCTGGACGACGCGGCCATGAACTGGGGCGTGAAAGTGTTGCGCTATGAAATCAAGGACCTGACGCCGCCCGGCGAAATCCTGCATGCGATGCAGCGCCAGATCACCGCCGAACGCGAAAAGCGCGCCGTCATCGCCACCTCCGAAGGCGCACGGCAGCAGCAGATCAACCAGGCCGAGGGCGAACGCCAGGCCTTCATCGAACGCTCCGAAGGCGAACGCCAGGCCGCCATCAACCGCGCCCAGGGCGAAGCCGCGGCCATCGAAGCCGTGGCCAACGCCACCGCGCATGCGCTGGAAGTGGTGGCCGCCGCCATCGGCAAACCCGGCGGAATCGAAGCCGTGCAACTCAAGGTCGCGCAGCAAGGCCTCGACGCCTACGCCAACGTCGCCAAGGCCAGCACCACCCTCATCGTGCCCAACGACATGAGTCAGGCAGCGGGGCTCATCGCCTCGGCCATGACGGTGCTGAAGAAAACCCAGTGA